In one Pseudodesulfovibrio tunisiensis genomic region, the following are encoded:
- a CDS encoding type II secretion system F family protein, whose product MNQTLLIPMVAAGMAFVSVLLLGYGVMAWLGNASASARLRERVTGTPSGAGRALAMPFMSLWRALARVFVRVGSRVQPTDEAEVSRTRTALVQAGFRSPDAPRVYQGAKGCLAIGLAGLFLLLRSLLFSDLSLSLTVFLTVLMATLGVYGPVLWLRWMVSRRKLTASDELPDALDLLVVCVESGMGLDQAIDRVCDELRISAPVISGELKLLTLELRAGKARADALRALADRVGLEDLNNLTSLLVQADMFGISVGRTLRVYSDSMRTKRSQRAEEKAAKLPVLLLLPLIGFILPALFIAIMGPAGILFVDIFAKINK is encoded by the coding sequence ATGAACCAGACACTGCTCATTCCCATGGTCGCCGCAGGCATGGCCTTCGTGTCTGTGCTGCTCCTCGGATACGGCGTCATGGCCTGGCTGGGCAATGCCTCGGCTTCGGCCCGGCTTCGGGAGCGCGTGACCGGGACTCCGTCCGGTGCGGGCCGCGCCCTTGCCATGCCGTTCATGTCCCTGTGGCGCGCCCTTGCCCGCGTGTTCGTGCGGGTCGGGTCCCGGGTCCAGCCCACGGATGAGGCCGAGGTGTCGCGCACTCGCACGGCTCTGGTTCAGGCCGGATTCCGCAGCCCGGACGCGCCGCGCGTGTATCAGGGGGCCAAGGGCTGTCTCGCCATCGGACTGGCCGGGCTGTTCCTGCTGCTCCGCTCCCTGCTGTTCAGTGATCTTTCCCTTTCGCTCACCGTGTTTCTGACCGTGCTCATGGCCACGCTGGGCGTGTACGGCCCGGTCCTGTGGCTGCGCTGGATGGTGTCCCGACGCAAGCTGACCGCGTCCGATGAACTGCCCGATGCGCTGGATCTGCTCGTGGTGTGCGTGGAATCCGGCATGGGACTGGATCAGGCCATTGACCGGGTTTGCGACGAACTGCGCATTTCCGCGCCCGTGATCAGCGGGGAACTCAAGCTCCTGACCCTGGAACTGCGGGCGGGCAAGGCCCGGGCCGATGCGCTCCGCGCCCTTGCCGACCGCGTCGGGCTGGAGGATCTGAACAATCTCACGTCCCTGCTGGTGCAGGCCGACATGTTCGGCATCAGCGTGGGCCGGACCCTGCGCGTATATTCCGATTCCATGCGCACCAAGCGGTCCCAGCGGGCCGAGGAAAAGGCAGCCAAGCTGCCTGTGCTCCTGCTGCTGCCGCTCATCGGGTTCATTCTGCCCGCCCTGTTCATCGCCATCATGGGCCCGGCAGGGATTCTGTTCGTGGACATTTTTGCCAAGATCAACAAGTAG
- a CDS encoding SPOR domain-containing protein, translating to MKTTRISIAVLALLLLLGGCAGKGRKTESFEDFAYGKQESVAMSADQYAQMADNLLRSGKPELAFVHYNKALELDPENSAVRVRKGTLLVEKGLDEQGLAEFLKVLEMEPDNSLAHQEAGTVYFRAGLYREAREHLNRAVELNPMLWKAHNYLGILSDRAGNYVEAEKRFRSALDLHQGHDKSEIHNNLGVVHLALAQYDRAVDEFRSALAGGGLNARTYNNLGLALARLGRLDQALESFKYAGGEARANNNLGYVLLTDGRPAEAVPYFERAVELSPAYYVKAADNLKRARLAARFVPAESVKTDISKGSTPNHLLRKPFPKVEQNPGASASPAAADAPTGKAVHQVALKQADGESIKGRYGLHVSSWRDHEWAFAHCEQLRKQGYSTWINQVELGEKGVWYRVMVGRYASAAEAVEARPGVLADLKLERAPAYPLERPAHPGEAL from the coding sequence ATGAAGACCACTCGAATTTCCATAGCCGTTCTGGCCCTGCTTCTGCTGCTCGGCGGATGCGCGGGCAAGGGGAGGAAGACCGAATCCTTTGAGGACTTCGCGTACGGCAAGCAGGAATCCGTTGCCATGAGCGCGGACCAGTATGCGCAGATGGCCGACAACCTGCTGCGTTCGGGCAAGCCCGAGCTGGCGTTCGTGCATTACAACAAGGCGTTGGAGCTTGATCCGGAAAACAGTGCGGTCCGCGTTCGCAAGGGGACCCTGCTGGTGGAAAAGGGATTGGACGAGCAGGGACTTGCCGAATTTCTCAAGGTCCTTGAGATGGAACCGGACAATTCCCTTGCGCATCAGGAGGCCGGGACCGTGTATTTCCGGGCCGGGCTCTACCGCGAGGCGCGGGAACATCTGAACCGGGCCGTGGAGCTGAATCCCATGCTCTGGAAGGCGCACAACTATCTGGGCATCCTGAGCGACCGGGCCGGAAACTATGTCGAGGCGGAAAAGCGGTTTCGCAGCGCTCTTGATCTGCATCAGGGACATGACAAGAGCGAGATCCACAACAATCTCGGCGTGGTTCATCTGGCCCTTGCCCAGTACGACAGGGCCGTGGACGAATTTCGCAGCGCTCTGGCCGGGGGCGGGCTGAATGCCCGCACCTACAACAATCTCGGTTTGGCTCTGGCCCGTCTCGGGCGGCTGGATCAGGCTCTGGAATCATTCAAGTATGCGGGCGGCGAAGCCCGGGCCAACAACAATCTCGGCTACGTGCTGCTCACGGACGGTCGGCCTGCCGAGGCCGTGCCGTATTTCGAGCGGGCCGTGGAGCTGTCGCCTGCCTACTATGTCAAGGCCGCGGACAACCTGAAGCGCGCCCGTCTGGCCGCGCGGTTCGTTCCGGCCGAATCCGTGAAGACCGATATCTCGAAAGGTTCCACCCCGAACCATCTGCTCCGCAAGCCTTTCCCCAAGGTGGAGCAGAACCCGGGCGCGTCCGCATCCCCTGCGGCTGCGGACGCGCCAACCGGGAAGGCCGTGCATCAGGTTGCCCTGAAGCAGGCGGACGGGGAATCCATAAAAGGCCGCTACGGCCTGCACGTGAGTTCCTGGCGTGATCATGAATGGGCGTTTGCCCATTGCGAGCAGTTGCGGAAGCAGGGGTATTCCACGTGGATCAATCAGGTCGAGCTGGGTGAAAAGGGCGTGTGGTACCGCGTGATGGTGGGTCGATACGCCTCGGCTGCCGAGGCTGTCGAGGCCCGGCCCGGTGTGCTGGCCGACCTGAAGCTGGAGCGTGCACCTGCCTATCCGCTGGAACGTCCTGCGCATCCCGGCGAGGCATTGTGA
- a CDS encoding hybrid sensor histidine kinase/response regulator — translation MTPDTSSPFRILAVDPDEEMLTLYRDVLCFEGEEPAALEALFLEDALPVAAKADVEADRPEFEVVRCRGGKEAFAAMERTRETPFAVAFVEMRLPGRDSGVEVAERLREMDSDMEIVLLSSAPDVSLSELNRRVGPPDRLLYLQKPFRSQELKQIAISLCSKWQAGQRLAELNATLAQKVEARTAELNAANRRLLRDIAKRAAVLKELKASEQRYRLLFEKDITGNFVAESDGLIMDCNTAFAMMFGFDSPRDAQGTDIFDLWRDMGAVEPLPDLLARSSRPANYEMEFRRGGERKLLLVNFDVVARVRGELAEIRGYFFDVTGRRRLEEQLRLAQKMEALGTLAGGIAHDFNNILGVIMGYAEIIESGAGDNPGLERRVREISRAGRRARDLVNQILNFSRQGPQERHPLNLVPLMKEALKLLRSSIPANVEIVTHIRTDQDSVLADPTQMHQIMLNLCGNASHAMQEHGGVLAVELTEASENDPVTPPANMGRPERFVRLSVSDTGPGIEPGVLERIFDPFFTTKKQGEGTGMGLSMVHGIVKRHDGHIEVESTLGQGAAFHVFLPKAVETARPEAEPVPDLVFRQGRILFVDDEKPLTDIGREMLESCGFEVVTRTSSIEALEAFRFRAAEFDLVITDQTMPNMTGMELAREMLGIRPDIPIILCTGFSDAVSYDRLRDVGIGDFIMKPILKHDLVSSISRLLDSQ, via the coding sequence GTGACACCTGACACTTCGAGCCCCTTTCGCATACTCGCCGTGGACCCGGACGAGGAAATGCTTACCCTGTATCGGGACGTGCTCTGTTTCGAGGGGGAAGAGCCTGCCGCGCTGGAAGCCCTGTTTCTGGAAGATGCCCTGCCTGTTGCAGCAAAGGCCGATGTCGAAGCGGACAGACCCGAATTCGAGGTGGTGCGCTGCCGAGGCGGGAAAGAGGCGTTCGCCGCCATGGAGCGCACTCGGGAGACGCCCTTTGCCGTCGCATTCGTGGAGATGCGTCTGCCGGGCCGGGATTCCGGAGTGGAAGTGGCCGAGCGGCTGCGGGAGATGGATTCGGACATGGAGATCGTGCTTCTGTCCTCGGCTCCGGACGTGTCCCTGTCCGAACTGAATCGCCGGGTCGGTCCGCCGGATCGGCTGCTGTATCTGCAAAAGCCGTTTCGGTCGCAGGAGCTGAAGCAGATCGCGATTTCCCTCTGCTCCAAGTGGCAGGCGGGTCAGCGGCTCGCGGAGCTGAACGCCACTCTGGCCCAGAAGGTCGAGGCCCGGACCGCGGAACTCAATGCCGCGAACCGTCGCCTGCTGCGGGACATTGCCAAGCGTGCAGCCGTGCTCAAGGAACTCAAGGCCAGCGAGCAGCGGTATCGGCTGCTTTTCGAAAAGGATATCACCGGAAATTTCGTGGCCGAGTCGGATGGGCTCATCATGGACTGCAATACGGCGTTTGCCATGATGTTCGGCTTTGATTCGCCCCGGGATGCGCAGGGAACGGACATATTCGACCTTTGGCGGGACATGGGTGCAGTCGAGCCCCTGCCTGATCTGCTGGCCCGATCTTCACGTCCGGCGAACTACGAGATGGAATTTCGCCGAGGCGGCGAGCGCAAGCTGCTGCTGGTGAATTTCGACGTGGTGGCCCGCGTCCGAGGTGAACTGGCGGAAATTCGCGGCTATTTCTTCGACGTGACCGGACGCAGACGGCTGGAGGAGCAGCTCCGGCTGGCCCAGAAGATGGAGGCGCTCGGTACTCTTGCCGGAGGAATTGCGCACGATTTCAACAATATCCTCGGCGTGATCATGGGGTATGCCGAGATCATCGAATCCGGTGCCGGGGACAATCCCGGGCTTGAGCGCCGCGTTCGGGAGATTTCCCGGGCCGGTCGTCGCGCCCGCGATCTGGTGAATCAGATACTGAATTTCAGCCGACAGGGACCGCAGGAGCGGCATCCCCTGAATCTGGTCCCGCTCATGAAGGAGGCGCTCAAGCTTCTCCGGTCGAGCATTCCGGCCAATGTCGAGATCGTGACGCATATCCGCACGGATCAGGATTCGGTGCTGGCCGATCCCACCCAGATGCATCAGATCATGCTCAACCTGTGCGGCAACGCGTCCCACGCCATGCAGGAACACGGCGGCGTGCTTGCCGTGGAGCTGACCGAGGCCTCGGAAAACGATCCCGTGACCCCGCCCGCGAACATGGGCCGACCCGAACGGTTCGTGCGGCTCTCGGTTTCGGACACGGGCCCGGGCATTGAGCCGGGCGTGCTGGAGCGCATTTTCGACCCGTTCTTCACCACCAAGAAGCAGGGCGAGGGCACGGGCATGGGGCTGTCCATGGTCCACGGCATCGTCAAGCGGCACGACGGGCACATCGAGGTGGAAAGCACGCTGGGGCAGGGGGCGGCCTTTCACGTGTTTCTGCCCAAGGCCGTGGAAACGGCCCGGCCCGAGGCCGAACCCGTGCCCGATCTCGTGTTTCGGCAGGGACGCATCCTGTTCGTGGACGATGAAAAGCCGCTCACGGACATTGGCCGGGAAATGCTGGAATCCTGCGGGTTCGAAGTGGTCACCAGAACATCCTCGATCGAGGCGCTGGAGGCCTTCCGATTTCGTGCCGCCGAGTTCGATCTGGTCATCACGGATCAGACCATGCCCAACATGACCGGCATGGAACTGGCCCGGGAAATGCTTGGCATCCGGCCCGACATTCCCATCATCCTCTGCACCGGCTTTTCCGACGCGGTCTCCTATGATCGTTTGCGCGACGTGGGCATCGGCGATTTCATCATGAAGCCCATCCTCAAGCACGACCTCGTTTCCAGCATATCCCGCCTTCTGGACAGCCAGTGA